A section of the Brevundimonas sp. AJA228-03 genome encodes:
- a CDS encoding class I SAM-dependent DNA methyltransferase, whose product MTDLQEWGTEVASEELEQRYPSGIGDLLGAFEVFETQLVTLNQYAEHGIIPAVAYGEYKTQKCDSIVIERKPALRVIAIGEAKQPGFLTAANWKGIAKNLLVKKLKPTGALLGYVTDGVSTYWINGASDDVVEVTRQDGKAMPSKIDFKNEAFAADLAHIALHLNPDIGTVVQPSKADPATLAREIWQTVWRLKADRPEDCLATFVEIFIYKFLDDLGLMTTNDDGISVGFKHLLNNIPSDKSFTYYAKQVRTHIKALFPPGADGYSLINGIVLRSENRDHNIIFNEILNKFERFGSLRNTNPEFKTRLYESFLQESRTTTDFGQHFTPRKVVAAVQEMAGVAGLSAGREICDPASGVGGFVLEQMAHDLDSQWTVDGDDLTPTQHWHAYEIVAKTAILAKANALVHCGDLLAHQPSRVPSFAKWLNEVFVCKEKTSLGALEDMSKQKYDMILTNPPFVVSGSADIAKLVKRTNTRAKYFGRKYSGVEGLFVQYIVQALKSGGDAWVLLPETFFLRTTDRQLRKWMLENCTIDLLAVLPERTFFNTPKRVVIAHLKKRKTALAPGVTAKAVLEQETTLLYAATEIGETRDAKRFPERSDLPELVQCYRTHAAGLPVAGVERAATVKSADIYDTKSVNIRHYWDHQVARKLGLVGQEEDPAERRIAIDRRIDAMSKIVAEWEETKKALVAPDVPTSWRRVRLGDANLFSLRIGKRVLKKDVYKSGAAVPLYSANIRKPFGFVAAANAGGLEHGGALWSIDSDFDCRGISAGAEYAITDHCGQITILDPEIDPGYLAAQVRQAGVDHGFNREFRPSLGLIQDLEIELPQNEDGTLDRDTMEAWSQYRDELDRIDAEFSALLA is encoded by the coding sequence ATGACGGACCTGCAAGAGTGGGGGACTGAAGTGGCGTCGGAAGAACTTGAACAAAGATATCCGTCGGGAATCGGCGACCTCTTGGGCGCGTTCGAGGTTTTTGAAACGCAGCTTGTGACGTTGAATCAGTATGCGGAGCACGGAATAATTCCGGCCGTAGCTTACGGCGAATACAAAACGCAGAAATGCGATTCAATCGTGATTGAACGGAAGCCTGCATTGCGTGTCATCGCTATCGGTGAGGCGAAACAACCCGGGTTCCTCACAGCAGCGAACTGGAAGGGGATCGCCAAGAATCTCCTCGTGAAGAAGCTAAAGCCTACCGGTGCTTTGCTTGGGTATGTGACGGACGGGGTCAGCACTTACTGGATCAACGGCGCATCGGACGATGTTGTGGAAGTCACACGTCAAGATGGGAAGGCGATGCCTTCCAAGATTGATTTTAAGAATGAGGCGTTCGCAGCGGACCTCGCGCACATTGCTCTTCACCTGAATCCTGACATCGGCACGGTAGTCCAACCCTCGAAGGCCGATCCCGCGACGTTGGCCCGCGAGATTTGGCAAACTGTCTGGCGCTTGAAGGCAGATCGACCCGAAGACTGCCTCGCAACGTTCGTTGAAATATTCATTTATAAGTTCTTGGACGACCTCGGGCTTATGACTACAAACGACGATGGAATATCCGTCGGTTTTAAACATCTCCTCAATAACATACCATCAGACAAAAGCTTCACATATTACGCCAAGCAGGTCAGGACGCACATCAAGGCTCTTTTCCCTCCGGGCGCAGATGGGTATAGCTTGATTAATGGTATAGTGCTACGCTCTGAAAACAGAGATCACAATATTATATTTAATGAAATACTGAACAAATTCGAGCGTTTTGGTTCTCTGAGGAATACAAACCCTGAATTTAAAACCAGATTGTACGAAAGCTTCCTCCAAGAAAGCCGCACCACCACGGATTTTGGCCAGCACTTCACGCCGCGCAAAGTGGTTGCTGCGGTACAAGAAATGGCGGGGGTGGCCGGGCTCTCGGCGGGACGCGAAATCTGTGATCCTGCTTCAGGTGTCGGAGGTTTCGTCCTAGAGCAGATGGCTCATGACCTCGACTCTCAATGGACGGTCGACGGCGACGACCTCACCCCGACCCAGCACTGGCATGCGTACGAGATCGTAGCCAAGACTGCGATATTGGCGAAGGCGAATGCCCTGGTGCACTGCGGTGACTTGTTGGCGCACCAGCCGAGCCGCGTGCCATCGTTCGCCAAATGGCTCAACGAAGTTTTCGTGTGCAAGGAAAAGACCTCGCTGGGCGCTTTAGAAGACATGTCCAAGCAAAAATATGACATGATACTTACGAACCCACCGTTCGTTGTGTCCGGCTCGGCAGACATCGCGAAGTTGGTAAAGCGCACTAATACCAGAGCAAAGTATTTCGGTCGAAAATACAGCGGGGTCGAAGGGCTCTTTGTTCAGTACATTGTGCAAGCGTTGAAATCGGGAGGTGATGCTTGGGTGCTGCTTCCCGAGACCTTTTTCTTGAGAACCACCGACCGTCAACTTCGAAAATGGATGCTGGAAAACTGCACTATCGATTTGCTTGCGGTGCTGCCTGAGCGGACTTTTTTCAACACCCCGAAAAGGGTCGTTATTGCGCATCTCAAAAAACGGAAGACGGCTTTGGCCCCTGGAGTTACGGCCAAAGCAGTACTCGAGCAAGAGACAACGCTTTTGTACGCGGCTACCGAGATCGGTGAGACTCGAGACGCGAAACGTTTCCCTGAGCGCTCGGATTTGCCAGAGCTAGTCCAATGCTATCGAACCCATGCCGCTGGTTTACCGGTCGCCGGGGTTGAGCGGGCGGCTACGGTAAAATCGGCAGACATATATGACACCAAGTCGGTCAACATCCGGCACTACTGGGACCACCAAGTTGCACGCAAGCTAGGCCTCGTCGGTCAAGAGGAAGACCCCGCTGAGCGGCGCATCGCGATCGACAGACGCATAGATGCAATGTCGAAAATCGTTGCTGAATGGGAAGAGACAAAGAAGGCTTTGGTCGCACCTGATGTGCCAACTAGCTGGCGGCGTGTCAGGCTTGGGGACGCTAACTTGTTCAGCCTGCGTATCGGCAAGCGCGTTCTGAAGAAGGACGTCTACAAGTCCGGCGCTGCGGTTCCGCTCTACAGCGCCAACATCCGTAAACCATTTGGATTTGTAGCTGCTGCGAATGCAGGCGGACTGGAGCATGGGGGCGCACTCTGGAGCATCGACAGTGACTTCGACTGCCGTGGCATTTCCGCGGGCGCAGAGTACGCAATTACCGATCACTGTGGGCAAATCACGATTCTCGATCCAGAGATTGACCCTGGCTATTTGGCTGCACAAGTCAGGCAGGCTGGTGTCGACCACGGCTTTAATCGAGAGTTCCGCCCTTCCTTGGGACTCATCCAGGATTTGGAAATCGAGCTGCCTCAGAACGAAGATGGCACGCTAGATCGTGACACTATGGAAGCGTGGTCTCAGTATCGCGATGAACTAGATCGGATTGACGCTGAATTCTCGGCATTGCTCGCGTAG
- the polA gene encoding DNA polymerase I, translating to MSDANLVPDAADAPQTDRPLTQDGPAVRLWLIDASAYIFRAYHALPPLTRKSDGLPVGAVQGYCNMLWKLLKDMKGADGPTHLAAIFDHSEKTFRNDLYDQYKANRSAPPEDLIPQFPLVRDATRAFGVHCVELPGYEADDLIATYACKVRDAGGECVIVSSDKDLMQLIGPSVVMWDPMKDRRLAEDAVMEKFGVTPDKMIDLQALIGDSVDNVPGAPGIGPKTAAQLLDEYGDLDTLLERAHEIKQPKRRETLIAFRDQILLSRQLVRLTCDAPAPEPIDDFRVRDPDPETLWAFLEQMEFRSLQRRVGDGKLAGHDGSAFAPVRPAAPLSAPVISPRHAPRAVPADVEVQGVDHDAYLCIRDLADLDAFIARATEAGVVGFDTETDALSATHAGLCGVSLAIGPNDACYVPLTHEHPPVEGAGGLDFGGDTEARAPLDQLDKPTVLARLKVLLEDTAVLKVVQNGKYDLAVMARRGIRVAPIDDTMLMSYVLDGGLHGHGMDELSRLHLGHEPIPFKSVAGTGKAQKSFKHVALKPATAYAAEDADVTLRLWRILKPRLAAEHLATVYETLERGMPAVLADMELRGIRVDPARLRRLSSEFGLRMAELETQAQEIAGRPFNVGSPRQIGEILFGELNLPGGKKTASGQWETGAATLESLAETHALPRVLLDWRQLSKLKGTYTDALVAAMDPETDRVHTSYQLAAATTGRLASSDPNLQNIPIRTETGRQIRQAFIARDGHVLISADYSQIELRLLAHIGDIPELKRAFRAGIDIHTATASEMFGVPVADMDPETRRRAKAINFGIVYGISAFGLANQLGIDQGEAGAYIKTYFERFPGIRTYMDATRAEVRSTGFVSTVFGRKIHIPAIHSKSGAERQFGERAAINAPIQGAAADIIRRAMIRMPGALEAAGLETTMLLQVHDELVFEAPEAEVEAAIPLIRRVMEGAAEPAVALSVPLVVEARAAKNWDEAH from the coding sequence ATGTCCGATGCCAACCTCGTCCCTGACGCCGCCGACGCCCCGCAGACCGACCGACCGCTGACCCAGGACGGGCCCGCCGTCCGGCTGTGGCTGATCGACGCTTCGGCCTACATCTTCCGCGCTTATCACGCCCTGCCGCCCCTGACGCGCAAGTCCGACGGCCTGCCGGTCGGGGCGGTCCAGGGCTACTGCAACATGCTGTGGAAGCTGCTGAAGGACATGAAGGGCGCGGATGGGCCGACGCATCTGGCGGCGATCTTCGACCATTCGGAAAAGACGTTCCGGAACGATCTGTACGACCAGTACAAGGCCAATCGCTCGGCGCCGCCCGAGGATCTGATCCCGCAGTTTCCGCTGGTGCGGGACGCCACGCGGGCGTTCGGGGTGCATTGCGTCGAGCTGCCCGGCTACGAGGCCGACGACCTGATCGCCACCTATGCCTGCAAGGTCAGGGACGCCGGCGGCGAATGCGTGATCGTCTCCTCCGACAAGGACCTGATGCAGCTGATCGGCCCCTCGGTGGTCATGTGGGACCCCATGAAGGACCGCCGCCTGGCCGAAGACGCCGTCATGGAGAAGTTCGGCGTCACCCCGGACAAGATGATCGACCTGCAGGCCCTGATCGGCGACAGCGTCGACAACGTCCCCGGCGCCCCCGGCATCGGCCCCAAGACGGCCGCCCAGCTGCTGGACGAATACGGCGATCTGGACACCCTGCTGGAGCGGGCCCACGAGATCAAACAGCCGAAACGCCGCGAGACCCTGATCGCCTTCAGGGACCAGATCCTGCTGAGCCGCCAGCTGGTGCGCCTGACCTGCGACGCCCCCGCGCCCGAGCCGATCGACGACTTCAGGGTCCGCGATCCGGACCCCGAGACCCTGTGGGCCTTTCTGGAGCAGATGGAATTCCGGAGCCTGCAGCGCCGGGTCGGCGACGGCAAGCTGGCTGGCCACGACGGCTCGGCCTTCGCTCCCGTTCGCCCCGCCGCGCCCCTGTCTGCCCCCGTCATCTCGCCCCGCCATGCCCCCCGGGCGGTCCCGGCCGACGTCGAGGTACAGGGCGTCGACCACGACGCCTATCTCTGCATCCGCGACCTCGCCGATCTGGACGCCTTCATCGCCCGCGCGACCGAGGCGGGGGTCGTGGGCTTCGATACCGAGACCGACGCCCTGTCGGCGACCCATGCGGGGCTGTGCGGGGTCTCCCTCGCCATCGGGCCCAACGACGCCTGCTATGTGCCGCTGACGCACGAGCATCCCCCCGTGGAGGGGGCGGGGGGGCTGGACTTCGGGGGAGACACCGAGGCCCGGGCACCGCTGGACCAGCTGGACAAGCCCACGGTGCTGGCCCGGCTGAAGGTCCTGCTGGAGGACACCGCCGTGCTGAAGGTCGTCCAGAACGGCAAATACGACCTGGCCGTCATGGCCCGCAGGGGTATCCGCGTCGCCCCGATCGACGACACCATGCTGATGTCCTATGTGCTCGACGGCGGTCTGCACGGCCACGGCATGGACGAGCTGAGCCGCCTGCACCTGGGCCACGAGCCCATCCCGTTCAAGTCGGTCGCCGGCACCGGCAAGGCCCAGAAATCCTTCAAACACGTCGCGCTGAAACCCGCGACCGCCTATGCCGCCGAGGACGCGGACGTGACCCTGCGGCTGTGGCGCATCCTGAAACCCCGGCTCGCCGCCGAACATCTGGCCACCGTCTATGAGACGCTGGAGCGCGGCATGCCCGCGGTCCTGGCCGATATGGAGCTGAGAGGCATCCGCGTCGACCCCGCCCGCCTGCGACGCCTGTCGTCAGAGTTCGGCCTGCGCATGGCCGAGCTGGAAACCCAGGCCCAGGAGATCGCCGGCCGCCCGTTCAACGTCGGCTCGCCGCGCCAGATCGGCGAGATCCTGTTCGGAGAGCTGAACCTGCCCGGCGGCAAGAAGACCGCCTCCGGCCAGTGGGAGACCGGCGCCGCCACCCTGGAATCCCTTGCCGAAACCCACGCCCTGCCCCGCGTCCTGCTGGACTGGCGCCAGCTGTCCAAGCTGAAGGGCACCTATACCGACGCCCTGGTGGCGGCGATGGACCCCGAGACCGACCGCGTCCACACCAGCTATCAACTGGCCGCCGCCACCACCGGCCGCTTGGCCTCCTCCGACCCCAATCTGCAGAACATCCCGATCCGCACCGAGACCGGCCGCCAGATCCGACAGGCCTTCATCGCCCGGGACGGCCACGTCCTGATTTCAGCCGACTATTCCCAGATCGAGCTGCGCCTTCTGGCCCACATCGGCGACATCCCCGAGCTGAAACGCGCCTTCAGGGCCGGGATCGACATCCATACGGCCACGGCGTCCGAGATGTTCGGCGTCCCCGTCGCCGACATGGACCCCGAGACGCGCCGCCGCGCCAAGGCGATCAATTTCGGCATCGTCTATGGCATCAGTGCCTTCGGCCTGGCCAACCAGCTGGGCATCGATCAGGGCGAGGCGGGGGCCTATATCAAGACCTATTTCGAACGCTTCCCCGGCATCCGCACCTATATGGACGCCACCCGCGCCGAGGTCCGCAGCACCGGGTTCGTCTCCACCGTCTTCGGCCGCAAGATCCACATCCCGGCCATCCATTCGAAATCGGGGGCCGAGCGCCAGTTCGGCGAACGCGCCGCCATCAATGCCCCGATCCAGGGCGCCGCCGCCGACATCATCCGCCGCGCCATGATCCGCATGCCGGGCGCGCTGGAGGCCGCCGGCCTGGAAACGACCATGCTGCTCCAGGTCCACGACGAACTGGTCTTCGAGGCCCCCGAAGCCGAGGTCGAGGCGGCGATTCCGCTGATCCGCCGGGTGATGGAGGGGGCGGCGGAACCGGCCGTGGCGCTAAGCGTGCCGCTGGTGGTGGAGGCGCGGGCGGCGAAGAACTGGGATGAGGCGCATTGA
- a CDS encoding response regulator transcription factor, with amino-acid sequence MANITLVDDDENIVASVSLALESHGHKVVAYHDGATGLEALEASPPDLAILDVKMPRMDGMEVLRRLRQTSQIPVIMLTSKDEEIDEILGFNLGADDYMHKPFSQRLLIERVKALLRRSGGDGGEPEPSAEVSGKAIRRGKLLMDPARHESTWDGKPVKLTVTEFLLLQALAQRPGFVKSRDNLMDAAYDDQVYVDDRTIDSHVKRMRKKFRVVDPEFDAIETLYGVGYRYRES; translated from the coding sequence TTGGCCAACATCACCCTGGTGGACGACGACGAGAACATCGTCGCATCCGTTTCGCTGGCGCTGGAAAGCCACGGCCACAAGGTGGTCGCCTATCACGACGGGGCCACGGGGCTGGAAGCGCTGGAGGCGTCGCCGCCAGACCTGGCCATCCTGGACGTCAAGATGCCTCGCATGGACGGCATGGAGGTGCTGCGCCGCCTGCGCCAGACCAGCCAGATTCCCGTCATCATGCTGACCTCCAAGGACGAGGAGATCGACGAGATTCTCGGCTTCAACCTCGGGGCCGACGACTATATGCACAAGCCGTTCAGCCAGCGGCTGCTCATCGAGCGGGTGAAGGCCCTGCTGCGCCGCTCGGGTGGCGACGGCGGCGAGCCGGAACCGTCGGCCGAGGTCTCGGGCAAGGCGATCCGTCGCGGCAAGCTGTTGATGGACCCGGCCCGTCACGAAAGCACCTGGGACGGAAAGCCGGTCAAGCTGACGGTGACGGAGTTCCTGCTGCTTCAGGCCCTGGCCCAGCGGCCCGGTTTCGTGAAGAGCCGCGACAATCTTATGGACGCCGCCTACGACGATCAGGTCTATGTCGACGACCGCACGATCGACAGCCACGTCAAGCGGATGCGCAAGAAGTTCCGGGTCGTCGATCCCGAGTTCGACGCGATCGAGACCCTGTATGGCGTCGGTTATCGCTACCGCGAAAGCTGA
- a CDS encoding zf-TFIIB domain-containing protein produces MPLLMCPNDNAQMQTLDRNGVQFDMCPTCRGVWLDRGELEKLMEGAPAAAAPPPQVHAPQSQPWGETRQPYREQPRYRDDDDRHYKKKKRDSIFDIFD; encoded by the coding sequence ATGCCCCTTCTGATGTGTCCCAACGACAATGCCCAGATGCAGACGCTGGATCGCAACGGCGTCCAGTTCGACATGTGTCCGACCTGCCGCGGGGTCTGGCTGGACCGCGGCGAGCTCGAAAAACTGATGGAGGGCGCGCCCGCCGCTGCGGCACCCCCGCCCCAGGTCCATGCACCGCAGAGCCAGCCATGGGGCGAGACCCGGCAGCCCTATCGCGAACAACCGCGCTATCGTGACGACGACGACCGTCACTACAAGAAGAAGAAGCGCGACAGCATCTTCGACATTTTCGACTGA
- a CDS encoding VOC family protein — protein MRYLHTMVRVADLEASLHFWTTQLGLEEVRRLENEKGRFTLVFLAAPRDKERSTAERSPEVELTYNWDPEVYTGGRNFGHLAYRVDDIYATCQHLMDSGVVINRPPRDGNMAFVRSPDGISIELLQEGPALPPAEPWVSMPNTGTW, from the coding sequence ATGCGCTATCTGCATACCATGGTCCGCGTCGCCGACCTGGAAGCCTCCCTGCATTTCTGGACGACCCAGCTGGGTCTGGAAGAAGTTCGACGCCTGGAGAACGAGAAGGGCCGGTTTACCCTCGTCTTCCTGGCCGCCCCCCGGGACAAGGAACGCTCGACCGCCGAACGGTCGCCGGAGGTCGAGCTGACCTACAACTGGGACCCCGAGGTCTACACGGGGGGCCGGAATTTCGGCCATCTCGCCTACAGGGTCGACGACATCTATGCGACCTGCCAACACCTGATGGACTCGGGCGTGGTCATCAACCGCCCGCCCCGCGACGGCAATATGGCCTTCGTGCGCTCGCCGGACGGCATCTCGATCGAACTGCTTCAGGAAGGCCCGGCCCTGCCGCCGGCCGAGCCCTGGGTGTCGATGCCGAACACGGGCACCTGGTAG